The DNA sequence TATGTCATCTGGTCGCGCTCGCTGTGCTCGCTGCTTCGTGACGCAGGCTGGGAGCGATCGAGGGCGCCCTGCTCGCTCCGCCCGGGGGCTTCAGCCGCTTGCACTTGCTTTCCTTCTCGGGCAACTCTCAGGGTCCGTGGAGCGCGGGTTCAGCCCTACGGTGGATTCTCGTCATCGTGAACCCGACCCCTGCGCTCCTCGACGACTCCCTGCTCGCGGCCGCCGCCGGCGCGCGCGCGACCGCGGTCGAGATCGTGGTGCCGGTCTACAACGAGGCGGGCGAGCTCGCACCGTCGATCGAGCGGCTGCACGCGTACCTCTCGCGCGACTTTCCGCTGTCGTGGCAGGTGACGATCGCCGACAACGCGAGCACCGACGACACGTGGGCGATCGCGTGCGAGCTCGCATGCCGGCTGCGCGGTGTACGCGCGGTGCACGTCGACCGCAAGGGTCGCGGCCGCGCGCTACGCGAGGTGTGGTCGGCGAGCACGGCGCGCGTCGTCGCGTACATGGACGTCGACCTGTCGACCCGGCTCGACGCGCTCCTGCCGCTCGTCGCGCCGCTGTTGTCCGGCCACAGCGACATCGCGATCGGCACCCGACTCGCACGCGGCTCCCGCGTCGTGCGGGGCCCGAAGCGCGAGGCGATCTCGCGCACCTACAACCTGCTGCTGCGTACGACGATGCGCAGCGGTTTCTCCGACGCGCAGTGCGGGTTCAAGGCCGTCCGCGCCGACGTCGCGCGCGAGCTGCTCCCGATGGTCGAGGACCAGGAGTGGTTCTTCGACACGGAGCTCCTCCTCCTCGCCGAGCACAACGGGCTGCGCATCCACGAGATACCTGTCGACTGGGTCGACGACGCCGACTCGCGTGTCGACGTCGTCGGGACCGCGACCGCCGACCTGCGCGGCATTTGGCGCGTCGCGCGCTCGTTTGCCGGTGGTCACGGATCACTCGCGCGAACGAGTGCCTCGGACCAGACCGAGTCGTTCGACGATGCGCTCGGCAGCCAGCTCGTGCGCTTCGCGTCGATCGGCGCAGTCAGCACCGTCGTGTTCGGCGCGCTGCTCGTGCTCTTGTGGAGCCCCCTCGGCGCGTACGGCGCCGACGTGGTCGCGCTCGTGTTGTGCTCGCTCGCGAACACCGCGGCCAACCGGCGACTCACGTTTGCGTTGCGCGGACGCGCGAGTCGCGTTCGTCACTACGTCGCGGGCCTCTCGCTCGCCGCGCTCCCGCTCGTGCTCAACCTCGTCACGCTCGCGGCGTTGCGTGTCGCCGGTGTCGCGACGCTGACCCACGCGCTCGTGTGGCTCACGGTCGCGAACGCGCTCGCCACGATCGTTCGCTTCGTGCTGCTTCGCCGCTGGGTATTCCGCTCTTGATGACGGCGCGCGATCTCCGAGTCACGGGACCGCGGGTGCCGTCGCCGTCGCCGTCGCCGCTGCAGGTTCGGCTGCGCCGGCTGCTGCGCTACGGCGCGGTATCGGTCGTCTCGACGACCGTGAGCCTCTCGGTGCTCGGACTCCTCGTGTCGACACGCGCGCTCGCGCCGGGATGGGCGAACGTCGTTGCGACCGCGTGCGGCACGGTGCCGTCGTTTGAGCTCAACCGCCGGTGGGTGTGGCGGCGTTCGGGCCGGCGCTCGATCGTCGCCGAGGTCGGTCCGTTCTGCGCGCTCACGTTCGCCGGCCTCGCGCTGTCGACGGTTGCGGTCGCGTGCGCAGGTGCGTTCGCGACGAGCTCGGGCCTCTCGGACGCGATGCGCACGCTGGTCATCGAGCTCGCGAACCTGGCCGCGTGGGGCTCGATCTGGCTCGCGCAATTCGTCGTGCTCGACCGCATCCTGTTCGCAGATCGCACACCACGGACTCCCGGTGCCGGCTCGGCCCGCTCCCAGGATCGTCCGGCAGAGTCGCAGCCATGACGACGACGTTGCCGCCCGAAGACGTGATGACGCTCGACCTCGCGACGCGCAAGGCCGACGTCGAGGCCGCGCCGCCCGAGCCGCCGCCGTCGCAACCGAACCCGATCGCACGCTTCTGGCGCGGTCGTCCCGACGATCCGCGTTGGGTGCGCCCCGCGCTGCTCGCGCTGCTCGTCGGTACCGGTCTCCTCTATCTCTGGGACCTCGGCGCGTCGGGTTGGGCGAACGCCTTCTACTCGGCCGCCGTGCAGGCGGGCACGAAGAGCTGGAAGGCCGCGTTCTTCGGCTCGTCCGACGCGTCGAACTTCATCACCGTCGACAAACCGCCCGCGGCGCTGTGGGTGATGGAGATCTCGGCGCGCCTCTTCGGTGTGAACGCGTGGAGCGTGCTCGTGCCCCAGGCGCTCGAGGGCGTCGCCGCGGTCGGGTTGCTCTACGCGACCGTCCGGCGCTGGTTCTCACCCGCGGCCGGGCTGATCGCGGGCGCGGTCATGGCGACGACACCCGTCGCGGTGTTGATGTTCCGCTTCAACAATCCCGACGCACTCCTCGTGCTGCTGCTCGTCGGCGCGGCGTACGCGATGGTGCGCGCGCACGAAGACGGCCGCACGCGCTGGATCCTGCTCGCGTGCGCGCTCGTCGGCACCGGCTTCATCACGAAGATGATGCAGGCGTTCATCGTGATGCCGGTCTTCGCGCTGGTCTATCTGTGCTTCGGCCCGCTGGACCTGTGGCGACGCGTGCGCCAGCTCGCGTGGGGCGCGCTCGCGCTGCTCGTGGCGTCGGGCTGGTGGGTCGCGATCGTCGCCCTGTGGCCCGCGTCGAGCCGGCCGTACATCGGCGGCTCGCAGGACAACAGCATCCTCAACCTGATCTTCGGTTACAACGGCTTCGGCCGCATCACGGGGAACGAGACCGGCAGCGTCGGCGGCGGCCCCGCGAGCGGTACCAATCGTTGGGGTCCGACGGGCTGGAACCGACTCTGGCAGTCCGATTGGGGCGGGCAGGTCGCGTGGCTCGTGCCCGCGGCCCTGATCCTGCTCGCCGCGGGACTCGTCGTCACCGCCCGTCGTTCGCGCACCGATCGCACGCGCGTCGCGTTCCTCATCTGGGGCGGTTGGCTCGTGCTCACCGCCGCGGTGTTCAGCTTCGCGAGCGGCATCATCCATCCCTACTACTCGGTCGCGCTCGCGCCCGCGGTCGGCGCGCTCGTCGGCATGGGCGCGGTCACGCTGTGGCGCACGCGCGAGTCGTGGTTCTCGCGCGGCACGCTCGCGGTCGCGCTCGCGACGACGAGCATCGTCTCGTACCAGCTGCTCGAACGCAGCGCGACCTGGCATCCGGCGCTGCGCGGCGTGGTGTTGTGGGTCGGCCTGCCCGTCGCCGCCGGCATCTTCTTCGCGCCGGCGTTCGCGAAGCAGCTCGGCGTCGTGCTCGCGATCGCGGGTCTCGCGATCGCGTTGGCCGGTCCCGTCGCGTACGCGCTCGATACCGCGGCGACGCCGCACTCGGGCGCGATTCCGGCCGCGGGACCGACGGTGCGCGGCGGACAGTTCGGCGGCGGTCGCTTCGGCGGCCGGCCCGGCTTCGGGGGCGCGCCCTTCGGAACCAACCGTGGCACCCTCCCCGGCCTCGGTGGGAACGGCGGCGCGCTCCCGGGATTCGGAAACGGCAACGGCGTCCCGTTCGGAAACGGGAATGGGAATGGCAACCCGTTCGGCCGGGCCTTCGGCAACAACGGCGGCGGCGGCGGGTTCCTCAACGCGACGACGCCGTCGAGCGCGCTCGTGCAGGCGCTGCAGACGAACGCGTCGCGCTACCGCTGGGCCGCGGCGACCGTGAACTCCAACTCCGCGGCCGGCTACCAGCTCGCGAGCGGTGAGGCGGTGATGGCGATCGGCGGCTTCAACGGCACCGACCCCGCACCGTCGCTCGCGCAGTTCGAGCAGTACGTGCGCGAGGGCAAGATCCACTACTACATCGCGGGCGGCATCGAAGGCACCTTCAACGACACCGCGTCGCAGATCACGCAGTGGGTCGAGCAGCACTTCACGCAGACGACCATCGGTGGCACGAGCGTCTACGACCTCACGAGCGGCACCGCGACCTGAGCGCGTGAACGCTTACGCGATGACTTTGTAGCGGCCGATCATGCCGCCCATCATGTGCATCGCGACGTGGCAGTGGTACAGCCAGTCGCCGGGGTTGTCCTCGATGTAGTCGAACGTGACGGTCGACGCGGGGCCGAGGAGCAGCGAGTCGTCGTACCGGCCCTCGTACTCCCAGCGGTGACCGTGCACGTGGAACACGTGGAAGTTGTCGCCGAGCGTCGCGACGCGCCAGCGCACGCGCTCGCCGACGCGCGCGGTGAACGTCGGTGTGTTGTCGATGAAGGCGCGACCGTTGACGCAGTTGAACTGCTGCGAGAGCGCGGGCACGTAGATGTCGTGCAGGAACACGACGTTCTCGCGGTCGGCCGCGGGCGCCTTTGGATCTTCGACGACGATGACGCCGAACATGCCGAGCGTCGCCGACGCTTCGGGCATCGGCGGCGTGCCGTGGAAGATCGACTCCGGCTTCGAGTGGTCGTGGTACGGCCACGTGCCGACCGACGACCGCAGCACCTTCCACGTGTACGTGTACCTGTCGCCGAACGCGACCGCGGTTCCCGGTTTCTTCGGATCGGTCGCGAGCCACGCGCCGTCGGAGGCCGGGTCGTAGAAGACGCCGTGCGGGTGCAGGCTGTGCGCGTACTTGAAGTGCGAGTCGTTGTTGCGGAAGTGCACCTTCACGGTGTCGCCGACGTTGAGCCGCAGCGTCGGTCCGGGGATGCCGTCGTTCGCGCCGATGTCGTCGCTCGCAGGGAGGGGCGCGCCGAAGTTCGGCGAGTACGCGCGGAAGCCGAGCGCCCAGTACGACGTCTGGTCCTTCGTGTACGTCGTGCCCATCATCCCGTCGACGCCGTTCGGCACGAGGTTGCGGCGGAACGAGTCGGCCTGGATCCAGACTTCGCGCGTCTTGCCCGGTGCCGCGGTGAACGGCGCGGGCGCGTCGGCCGCGCTCGCGCGCGAGTCGGTCAGACCCTCGACGAGCGCGCTGCCGCCGACCGTGCCGAGCAGCCCGCTGACGGCCGCGCCGCGTAGGAACTTCCGCCGATCGATCTCACCCATCGCCGTCGCCCTCGGCTTGCGTGCCGTACGTGCGTCAGCCGCTGACGACGACCTTGCCGGTCATGTCGGGATGGATCTGGCAGTGGTACGCGTAGGTGCCCGGGGTCACGAACTTGTGGCTCCAGGTCTGGCCGGTCCCCAGCGCGCGCTTGATGCCGAAGTCGGCGAACTGGATGTTGTGGCCCGTGGAGTCGAGATTCGTCCACGTGACCTTCGTCTTGGTCGTGATCTTCAGCGTGTGCGGCTTGAAGAGGAAGCTCTGGATCTTCACGCTCGCCGTCTTCACTGCCGGTGCCTTCGGCGCGGCCGCGGCCGTGCCCACTCCCGCGCCGGCGAGCACCAGCGCGGCGGACGCGAGCGCGCCCGTGCCGAACGCCAACCGTCGAAGTCCGCGTCGATCCGCCATGCCCTTGAGCCCTCCCGTGTCGTCCACCCCATCCCCGCCGAACGGCGCCATCGTAGGGTCGCGCCCGCGCGCGCACAAGGTGGTCATTTCGTCGCGTTCCGCTGTATTCGGTGCGATCCGGAGCCTCGAAACGGGGCGATTCAGCGGATGCGCAGCGGCACCGCGCGCGGGCCGCGCACCTGACCCGCGGACCACGTGACCGCGGCCGGATCCGTGAGCTCGAAGTCGGGATAGCGCGCGAGCCACTCCTCGAGCGCGACCCGCAGCTCCATGCGCGCGAGGTTCGATCCGATGCAACGGTGGATGCCGAGCCCGAACGCGGCGTGACGGTTCTCGGCGCGGTCGAGCACGACCTGATCGGCGTCGACGAAGGCTTCGGGATCGCGGTTCGCCGCGGGGAACGGCAGCAGCACCCAATCGCCGGCGCGGAAGCGGCGGCCCTCGAAGTCGAAGTCCTCGGCGACGAGGCGCGCCATCGTCACCGGCGCGTACGCCCGCAGCAGCTCTTCCACCGCGGTCGTCATGAGCGCGGGCTCGGCCGCGAGCCGGCGCCGATCTTCCGGGTGTTGTGCGAGGTGCCAGAGCGCCGCGCCGATCGCGGACCACGTCGTGTCGATGCCCGCGATCATCAGCAGCACCATCGTGCCGCGCACGTGGTCGGGGTGCAGGCGCTCGCCGTCGAGCTCCGCCTCGAGCAGGAACGTGGTGAGGTCGTCGCGCGGCTCTCGGAGATGCTCCTCGATGCGCGCGTCGATGTACTCGTCGATCTCGCTGTCGTCGAGGTTCGCCTCGCGCGCCTCGGCGCTCAGGTCGACGTCCTCGATCACGGCGTGGATGAAGCGGCGGAAGCGGTCGGCGTCCTCCTGCGGGAAGCCGAGCATCTTGACGATCACGCGCGGCGGGATCTGCTGCGCGTAGTCGAGCGCGGCGTCGAGCTCGTTCCGTCCGCTCGTCGCGTCGAGCAGCTCGCGGCAGAGCGCACGCGTGAACGGCTCGTAGGCGGCGATCGCCTTCGGCCCGAACGCGGGCAGGAGCATGCGCCGCGCCATCGAATGGAACGGCGGGTCGGACGTGATCGGCGGCGCGATGCCGATCGGCGCGGGCAGGTCGTGCTCGTCGGGGCGGAGCTCGCTCACGATGACGGAGCGCGACGTGAAGTGTTCAGTGTCGTACGCGATCGCGGCGATGTCGTCGCGGCGGACCGGTAGCCACGCGCCGCCGTAGCGATCGGTGTGCGCGACGGGACACTTCCCGCGGAGCTCGTCCCAGATCGGATACGGGTCGGTGCGCCAGCGCGGATCGGTGTGGTCGAAGTCGGTCGTCCAGTCGGTGACCGCGGGCCGCTCGCTCATGACGACTCCTCGACCGAGATCGCGTACTCGGGGCAGTTCGCGACCGCGAGCCGCGCCTGCGCTTCGAGCGCGGGCGGCACCGTGCCGTCGCCGAGCTCGTGGGCGAAGCCGAGGTCGTCGACGTCGAACAGCTCCGGCGCGATCGCGTAGCAGCGGTTGTGGCCCTGGCACTTGTCCGAATCCACGTGCACTCGCATCCGCCCACCTTATTTTGTTGACCGACGGTCGGTCAATGAAAAGGGTAGGGTTCCGGCGCGTGGGACGCAGGGAGCAGGCGCAGCAGTCGCGGGCCGCGCTCGTCGACGCGGCCCGGAGCTGTTTCACCGAGTCCGGCTACGAGGGCACGACCGTCGCCGCGATCCTCGATCGCGCGGGCATGGCCCGCGGCGCGCTCTACCACTACTTCCCCGACGGCAAGCGCGAGATCTTCACCGCGGTGTTCGAGCAGGCCGACGACGCGTTTCACGAACGCCGGGACGCGCTGCTCGAGATCGCGTCGCCGCTCGCGCGCATCCGCAACGGGATGCGCGTGTTCCTCGAGCTCTGCACGCGCGACGACTTCGCGAGGATCGTGCTCATCGACGCGCCGAAGATCGTGCCCGGCCAGGGCGACCTCGGCAGCACCTACGAGTTGCTGCGCGAGCAGCTCGCGATGGCGATCGCGGCCGGTGAGATCGAGCCGTGCGACCCCGAGGTGACCGCGATCGCGCTCCACGGCGCGGCCCGGCGTGCGGGCGAGTACGTCGTCGCGTCGAAGCAGCGTCGCCGCGCGTCAGCGCGCGCGATCCGATCGATGGAGCTGATGATCGACGGCCTCGCGGCGGTCGAAACGCGAGCGAGGACTCCCCGCAGGAGCGGGCGGGTCGCCGTGCGGCCCGCCCGACGTGTCGACTGAGCTGTCAGGAGCGGCGAGCGTGAGCGAGCGCGACCGTCAAGCGTCGCGATGGTGCGGCGAGTTCCCGCGGCGGGACGGGTGCCAGTGCGAGGTCGCGACCCGCTGATCCTCCGGGATCAGGTAGTCCCCGACGAAGGCGGTGAGGTCGCGCTCGGGCTCTTGCTCGGACGCGCTCGCGTCGCGGCGGCGCCGCCCGAACCGTCTGCGTCCATCCCGCGCCGCGCGTGCCATCGTCGAAGCCTCCCCTCCCCGGAAGGATCGGCGCGCGCTCCCGGCGGCTTGAGCCAACTCGACGCGCTCGCGAGAGCAGGCAGGCGGCCTCGCGGCGGCACCTGCCTGCTCTTCGGGGGAAATCGTGTGGGTCGCCCGGGTCAGCCCGTGCCGGCGATCCTCCGGGTGGCGTGGAAGCCGGCGGGCCCGCCGCCGAGCGGAGGCGGATGCGCCCTCGGTGCGACCGAGGCGTAGGAGCCCGACGCGGCGGTGGCGTTCGTGGAGTCGGTCGCGGCGAGGAAGACTGTTCGGGCTGGAGTCATCGTGGGTCCTTTCGGGTCGGGCCCGATCCGCTCGGGTCACACACCACGATGGGGCACGCGCCCGCCGACGAGCCCCGAGCCGCCTCCGAGTTCGCCGGGAGTGGCGTCGCTAGCGTTCGTGACATGCGCAGCTTCGTCGTCGCGCTGGGCGCCGCGATCGCGCTCACGGTCTCGCCGGCCGTCGCGCACGCGGCAAGCGCGCGACCACAGGGCTCGAGCACCGCGTCGGCGTACGACTTCCTCGATCTGATGATGGACAAATACGCGAGCGGGCACGTGCTCCGTCTCGTGCAGAGCTTCCAGCCGCAACCGGCGCTCGACTACACCGCGTCGGTCACGTACGACGACGCACTCGTGATCGACGCGTACCTCGCGCGCGGCCGACCGGGCGACGTGCGCCGCGCGACGGTCATCGGCGACGCGCTGCTGTTCGTTCAGACCAACGACGTCGAGCAGGACGGCCGGCTGCGCGCCGCGTACGCGCCCACTCCGCTGCGGAGCCCGGCGCGGATCAAGGTCGTGAACGCGACGACCACCGTCGGCAGTCTCGCGTGGGCCGGGATGGCGCTCACCCGGTTGCGCGCCCGCACCGGGAACGACGCGTATCTCGACGGCGCGCTCGCGATCGGCAATTGGATCCAGGACCACGCGGCCGACACACGCGGTGCCGGCGGGTACACGGGCGGGGCGCGGGCGGACGGCACGAGTATCCAGTGGAAGTCGACGGAGCACAACATCGACGCGTACGCGTTGTTCGAGATGCTCGCGAGCGCGACCGGTGACCCCATCTGGTCGACCCGAGCGAACGCGGCGCTCACGTTCGTGCAGTCGATGTGGGAACCGACGCACGGACGGTTCTTCACCGGCACCGAGGACGACGGTGTGACCGTCAACGACACCCTGCGGCCGGAAGACGTCAACAGCTGGTCGTACCTCGCGCTCCAAGCGCCCGAATACGAGCACGCGCTCGATTGGGATCGCGTGCACCTGGCGGCGAAGGCCGACGGCTTCGACGGTGTCTCGTTCTGTCAGGGTGATCGCAGTGGCGTGTGGTTCGAGGGGACGGCGCACCTCGCGCTCGCATTCGCGCTCCGGGGATCGACGGCCGATGCCGCGCACGCACAGCGCTATCTCGCGACCATCCGGCGCGCGCAGGTGTCGGGGCTCAACGCCGACGGTCGCGGGATCATCGCCGCGTCGAAGGACGGTCTCGGCGACTGCGGGGGCGACGGCTACGACGCGTCGCTGCACACCGGCGCGACCGCGTGGTACCTGCTCGCGGCGCGCGGCGTGAACCCCTTCATTGCGGCACTCTGATCTGCAAGTCTGTCGGGCAGGAGGTGCGTATGGCTCACTTCACGCGAGGGTTCGCCAAGCGCGAGTCGCGCGTTCGCGCCGATTGGCTCCCGCCCGGTCAGTACGACGTCGGCGATGCGTGGCCCGTGCTCACCGCCGAACCGACGCCCCACCTCTCGACCGCCACGTGGACGTTCGCAATCGACGGTCTGGTCGATCACCCGCGCACGTGGACGTGGGACGAGATGCAGGCGCTCCCGAAGTCGACGTATCGCGGTGACATCCACTGCGTCACGACGTGGTCGAAGCACGACACCGAGTTCGAGGGCGTGTCGGTCGACGCGTTGCTCGACGCGGTGGGCGTCGGCGCGACGGCCACGCACGTGCTCGCGTCGAGTCACACCAGCTACACGACGAACCTGCCGCTCGACGACGTGCGGAACGGTCGGGCGTGGGTCGCGTTCTCGTTCGGCGGCGCGCCGATCGCGCCCGAGCACGGTGGTCCCGCGCGTCTGCTCGTGCCGCACCTCTACTTCTGGAAGAGCGCGAAGTGGGTCGCCGGCCTGCGCCTGCTCGACCACGACGAGGCCGGTTTCTGGGAGCAGAACGGCTATCACAACCACGGCGATCCCTGGCGCGAGGAGCGCTACTGGGGTGACTGACACGACCGCACCGCGCCGCGCGACCGCGTGGCAGACGGCGCGCGTCGTCGCGATCCGCACCGAGACTCCGAGCGCGAAGACCTTCACGCTCGCGCTCGAACGTCCGGCGGAACGCAGCGCCGGCCAGCACTTCCTCCTGCGGTTGACCGCGCCCGACGGCTACACCGCGACCCGCTCGTACTCGGTCGCGAACGATCCGCAGCACACCGACCAGATCGACCTCACGGTCGAACGGCTCGTCGACGGCGAGGTGTCGACGTTCCTGCACGACGAAGTCGTCGTCGGCGACGAGATCGAGGTGCGGGGACCGATCGGCGAGTGGTTCGTGTGGGACGGCGACGGTCGCGCGCTGCTGCTCGGCGGGGGATCGGGCGTCGTGCCGCTGGCCGCCATGGTGCGGCAGGCGCGTCGCACCCAGGTCGGCGGCGAGTCGCGCGTGCACCTCGTGCTCTCGGTGCGCTCCGCCGCGGAGCTGTACTACGCCGACGAGCTCCCTGGTCGCGACGTGACGATCGTCTACACGCGCGCCGCGCCGCCGGACTTCGCACGACCGCCGGGTCGCCTCGCCACCGGGGATCTGCCGCGCGACTTCCTCGCCGACATCACGACGTACGTGTGCGGCTCGCCCGGTTTCTGCGACGCCGCCACCGATCTCGCGATCGCGTGCGGCATCCCCGTCGAGCGCATTCGCGTCGAGCGCTTCGGCCCGACCGGCTGAGCGGGTCGCGTCACTCGAAGTAGTGGCCCTGCTCGAGGTCTTCGACGAGTCCCGGACGCGTCGGCTGCCAGCCCAACTGCGCGTAGGTCTGCTCGCTCGAAGCCGCGGTGTCGATTGCAACGAACGTGCCGAGCCACCCGAAGTGCTCGGCGGCGTCCTCGGGCGCGATCGACGCAGTGGGAACGCCGACGTGACGCCCGATGATCTCCGCGATCTCGCGCAGCGGGACGCCTTCGTCGGCGGTCGCGGCGAATACCGAGCCCGCGGCCGCGCGCTCGACGGTGAGGCGGAACAGGTGCGCGGCGTCGAAGCGGTCGACGGCCGACCAACGGTTCGAGCCGTCACCGACGAAGCCGGACACTCCCTTCTCGCGCGCGATGCCGACAAGCGTCGCGATGAAGCCGTGGTCGCCGGCACCGTGCACCGTCGGCGGCAGGCCGACGACGACCGAACGGACGCCGTGCTCCGCGAGCTGCACCGTTCGGCGACCCGCGGCGCTGCGGGGAAAACGGGCCTCGAGCTCGGGGTGCTTCCCCGCGGCGAGCGCGACGAAGCCGACGCCCGACGCGATCACGAACGGTCGGTCGGAGCCTTCGAGCGCGGTGCCCATGGCTTCGATCGCCTCGAGGTCGATGCGCAGTGACGCGTCGTAGCGGCTGAAGTCGTGCACGAACGCGAGATGCACGACGCCGTCGGACGCGGCGGCTGCGGCGCGGAGGCCGTCGAGGTCGTCGAGATCGCCGCGGTGCACGCCGGCGCCGAGCGTCGTGATCGCGGCGGCCGACGCGTCGGAACGTGCGAGCCCGACGACCTCGTGACCGGCCTCGAGCAGCTCGGGAACGA is a window from the Acidimicrobiia bacterium genome containing:
- a CDS encoding glycosyltransferase; the encoded protein is MNPTPALLDDSLLAAAAGARATAVEIVVPVYNEAGELAPSIERLHAYLSRDFPLSWQVTIADNASTDDTWAIACELACRLRGVRAVHVDRKGRGRALREVWSASTARVVAYMDVDLSTRLDALLPLVAPLLSGHSDIAIGTRLARGSRVVRGPKREAISRTYNLLLRTTMRSGFSDAQCGFKAVRADVARELLPMVEDQEWFFDTELLLLAEHNGLRIHEIPVDWVDDADSRVDVVGTATADLRGIWRVARSFAGGHGSLARTSASDQTESFDDALGSQLVRFASIGAVSTVVFGALLVLLWSPLGAYGADVVALVLCSLANTAANRRLTFALRGRASRVRHYVAGLSLAALPLVLNLVTLAALRVAGVATLTHALVWLTVANALATIVRFVLLRRWVFRS
- a CDS encoding GtrA family protein, with the protein product MTARDLRVTGPRVPSPSPSPLQVRLRRLLRYGAVSVVSTTVSLSVLGLLVSTRALAPGWANVVATACGTVPSFELNRRWVWRRSGRRSIVAEVGPFCALTFAGLALSTVAVACAGAFATSSGLSDAMRTLVIELANLAAWGSIWLAQFVVLDRILFADRTPRTPGAGSARSQDRPAESQP
- a CDS encoding glycosyltransferase family 39 protein → MTTTLPPEDVMTLDLATRKADVEAAPPEPPPSQPNPIARFWRGRPDDPRWVRPALLALLVGTGLLYLWDLGASGWANAFYSAAVQAGTKSWKAAFFGSSDASNFITVDKPPAALWVMEISARLFGVNAWSVLVPQALEGVAAVGLLYATVRRWFSPAAGLIAGAVMATTPVAVLMFRFNNPDALLVLLLVGAAYAMVRAHEDGRTRWILLACALVGTGFITKMMQAFIVMPVFALVYLCFGPLDLWRRVRQLAWGALALLVASGWWVAIVALWPASSRPYIGGSQDNSILNLIFGYNGFGRITGNETGSVGGGPASGTNRWGPTGWNRLWQSDWGGQVAWLVPAALILLAAGLVVTARRSRTDRTRVAFLIWGGWLVLTAAVFSFASGIIHPYYSVALAPAVGALVGMGAVTLWRTRESWFSRGTLAVALATTSIVSYQLLERSATWHPALRGVVLWVGLPVAAGIFFAPAFAKQLGVVLAIAGLAIALAGPVAYALDTAATPHSGAIPAAGPTVRGGQFGGGRFGGRPGFGGAPFGTNRGTLPGLGGNGGALPGFGNGNGVPFGNGNGNGNPFGRAFGNNGGGGGFLNATTPSSALVQALQTNASRYRWAAATVNSNSAAGYQLASGEAVMAIGGFNGTDPAPSLAQFEQYVREGKIHYYIAGGIEGTFNDTASQITQWVEQHFTQTTIGGTSVYDLTSGTAT
- a CDS encoding multicopper oxidase domain-containing protein, which translates into the protein MGEIDRRKFLRGAAVSGLLGTVGGSALVEGLTDSRASAADAPAPFTAAPGKTREVWIQADSFRRNLVPNGVDGMMGTTYTKDQTSYWALGFRAYSPNFGAPLPASDDIGANDGIPGPTLRLNVGDTVKVHFRNNDSHFKYAHSLHPHGVFYDPASDGAWLATDPKKPGTAVAFGDRYTYTWKVLRSSVGTWPYHDHSKPESIFHGTPPMPEASATLGMFGVIVVEDPKAPAADRENVVFLHDIYVPALSQQFNCVNGRAFIDNTPTFTARVGERVRWRVATLGDNFHVFHVHGHRWEYEGRYDDSLLLGPASTVTFDYIEDNPGDWLYHCHVAMHMMGGMIGRYKVIA
- a CDS encoding cupredoxin domain-containing protein codes for the protein MDDTGGLKGMADRRGLRRLAFGTGALASAALVLAGAGVGTAAAAPKAPAVKTASVKIQSFLFKPHTLKITTKTKVTWTNLDSTGHNIQFADFGIKRALGTGQTWSHKFVTPGTYAYHCQIHPDMTGKVVVSG
- a CDS encoding cytochrome P450 — encoded protein: MSERPAVTDWTTDFDHTDPRWRTDPYPIWDELRGKCPVAHTDRYGGAWLPVRRDDIAAIAYDTEHFTSRSVIVSELRPDEHDLPAPIGIAPPITSDPPFHSMARRMLLPAFGPKAIAAYEPFTRALCRELLDATSGRNELDAALDYAQQIPPRVIVKMLGFPQEDADRFRRFIHAVIEDVDLSAEAREANLDDSEIDEYIDARIEEHLREPRDDLTTFLLEAELDGERLHPDHVRGTMVLLMIAGIDTTWSAIGAALWHLAQHPEDRRRLAAEPALMTTAVEELLRAYAPVTMARLVAEDFDFEGRRFRAGDWVLLPFPAANRDPEAFVDADQVVLDRAENRHAAFGLGIHRCIGSNLARMELRVALEEWLARYPDFELTDPAAVTWSAGQVRGPRAVPLRIR
- a CDS encoding ferredoxin; its protein translation is MRVHVDSDKCQGHNRCYAIAPELFDVDDLGFAHELGDGTVPPALEAQARLAVANCPEYAISVEESS
- a CDS encoding TetR/AcrR family transcriptional regulator, yielding MGRREQAQQSRAALVDAARSCFTESGYEGTTVAAILDRAGMARGALYHYFPDGKREIFTAVFEQADDAFHERRDALLEIASPLARIRNGMRVFLELCTRDDFARIVLIDAPKIVPGQGDLGSTYELLREQLAMAIAAGEIEPCDPEVTAIALHGAARRAGEYVVASKQRRRASARAIRSMELMIDGLAAVETRARTPRRSGRVAVRPARRVD
- a CDS encoding sulfite oxidase-like oxidoreductase, with amino-acid sequence MAHFTRGFAKRESRVRADWLPPGQYDVGDAWPVLTAEPTPHLSTATWTFAIDGLVDHPRTWTWDEMQALPKSTYRGDIHCVTTWSKHDTEFEGVSVDALLDAVGVGATATHVLASSHTSYTTNLPLDDVRNGRAWVAFSFGGAPIAPEHGGPARLLVPHLYFWKSAKWVAGLRLLDHDEAGFWEQNGYHNHGDPWREERYWGD
- a CDS encoding FAD-binding oxidoreductase, which codes for MTDTTAPRRATAWQTARVVAIRTETPSAKTFTLALERPAERSAGQHFLLRLTAPDGYTATRSYSVANDPQHTDQIDLTVERLVDGEVSTFLHDEVVVGDEIEVRGPIGEWFVWDGDGRALLLGGGSGVVPLAAMVRQARRTQVGGESRVHLVLSVRSAAELYYADELPGRDVTIVYTRAAPPDFARPPGRLATGDLPRDFLADITTYVCGSPGFCDAATDLAIACGIPVERIRVERFGPTG
- a CDS encoding SDR family oxidoreductase — protein: MRVFVTGASGFIGSAVVPELLEAGHEVVGLARSDASAAAITTLGAGVHRGDLDDLDGLRAAAAASDGVVHLAFVHDFSRYDASLRIDLEAIEAMGTALEGSDRPFVIASGVGFVALAAGKHPELEARFPRSAAGRRTVQLAEHGVRSVVVGLPPTVHGAGDHGFIATLVGIAREKGVSGFVGDGSNRWSAVDRFDAAHLFRLTVERAAAGSVFAATADEGVPLREIAEIIGRHVGVPTASIAPEDAAEHFGWLGTFVAIDTAASSEQTYAQLGWQPTRPGLVEDLEQGHYFE